The genomic window ACCATCTCAATCTCATTTATTTTTGCCAAAGACCTGGTATTATTTGGTGAAGCAAGTGTGGAGAATGCTGAAAACTTGAAGATTATCCTCCAACAGTTCTGTGCATATTTAGGCAATAAAATGAActctggaaaataaaaaatatgcttcTTGGGTAACACAGAGGCTACGATTAGGAGAATGATTGGAGATGCTCTAGAATTCCAAGAGGTGGAGGACTTGGGCACTTACGTAAGAGTACCATTATTCCAAAAGAAACTTtctaaaagcacatttcaatttGTTATTAACAAAGTCTAGAGGAAACTGAACGAGTTTGATGCAAATTTGTTGTCATTGGCAGGTAGAATGACGTTGGCAAAATCAGTGTTGTTGGAAATACCGAGTTACTTTATGCAATCAACTATGATAACTATAGGTGTATGTGACGAAATTGAGCAGATTGTCTGATAGTTTGTTTAGGGATCAAATAATGGGAAAAGGAAAATGTCACTGGTTAAATAGGATATTTGTTGTCAACCTATAAAGAAGGGAGGTCTTGTTTTGAGGAGGTTGGTGACTCAGAATATTTCCTTTCTTATAAAACTAGCCCATCAAATAGTGACCAAACCAGAAGCGTTATGGGTTAAAGTTTTGagttgtaaatataaaatattagagGTTTGCCCTCTCACGATTAGTAGAACCCATTATTCTTATGTTTAGCGATCGATATCTAATATTTGGGATCAGTTTTGGAAGAACTTGTATTGGAGTCTAGGTAATTGCAGTTCGGTTAGCTTTATATAGGATATTTGGATTCCTAAATTGGGTCCCCTACATAGTCATCTATCTCTTGATGTTGTCATTTTGGTAGTTTTAAAAGTGGCTAATTTCTTGGATCCAGATGGCTACTGGAAGTGGTCACTATTGGAGTGCTACTTTAATAGAGAGCTTTTTGAGCATATTGTTGCATGTCATCTGCCAAATGATACTCTAGGTAATGATACATGTCTATGCAGGCCAAATGTTAACGATAAGTTTTCTGTTAAAACTGCTTAAAAAAAGAATTGCTTAATTTGATATTCCTCATGTTAATATTGGGTGGAATAGAATATCGAATAATATCCTACCTACTACAATTAAGCATTTCCTTTGGTTAGTTCTACATCAAAGAATTCTTACTAATAGTGAAAGGGTTCAAAGGAAATTGACTAACGACGCAAGGTGTTCAATCTGTGGTGGCCTTCAATAAACACATCTACATGTTCTTCATGATTATTGGTTTATGACTGAAGTATGGTCGAAAATAATCTCAGCTGAATGTGTCTCTAGATTTTTCAGCTTGGATTTGGCTGAGTGGGTTCATTCCAATCTAAGCGGGGAGTTTCAAGTTGGTTTTGGCGGAGATGAATCTCGGATTTACTTTGCAGTATTGTGTTGGATGCTGTGGAAGAATAGAAACAAGTGTGTTTTTTAGCAGGTGATTGAGAAAGTAGAAGAGATGGTTAGTAGTACGAAGTGCTTTGCTGAACATGTCATCGAAACAAGTCCAAAGGGTAGCAGAACCAGAGATTCGCAAGTTGATATGGAAAGATGGTGTCTACCCAATCATGGATGGATCAAAATCAACACTGATGGAGCGGCTAGTAGAAACAAAAATTGGTTGGTGGATGGGGGTTTATTACGAGACTCTTTTGGGAACTGGATTGAAGGTTTCCAAAGGTCTGTTAAGAGGGGTTTTGCTGTGAATTCAGAGCTTTGGGCCATTCTGCATAGGTTGGAAATAGCTGAAACAAGAGGGTACACGAAGGTGATTGTAGAATTTGATTGCAAGGTGGTTGTGGATATGATTAAGGAATGTTCGGAAAGTACACCTTCAATGACTATTGTTAGGAAAATCAAGGAAGTGACTCGATAGATTTTTATAGGCAAGTATCAGTTCATGAACAGGGAAAACAATTTGGTTGCTGATTGGTTAGCTAAATCATGTCTTTCTAATGATGTTAATTAAGTTTATATTGATGCCCTTACACCTCATGTTAGGAGACTACTTTTAGATGATAAATTAGGGAAACACCATGTAAGAATAAATTGACTTAAGGCAGTATGATGCCTTCATTTttctatgaaaaaaatatttatatttgactattatatatatataaataatatataggtttatttattatttttactattattcatGAACATTGTTCATGAACATGTTGCTTTAATGTTCCCAAATATGTTCATTTAACTTAAACGAACAcaaataaaaatgttgaaattctTAACAAACACAAGTTGAACacaaacaaacttaaaaataaacaaatgaatatgAACAAAGATTCGTTCATTTAAGCTCTATTCATTAACAACCTAATCTTTAGAAATGTCCTCTCCgttaaaaaagaaagataaaagaacaaaaacaaaGAAATGTAATAAATGAGATAATGAGGTATTTAAGGACCCAGATATTTTTCTAATCCACAGTTTTCAGTTCtcactaaattaactaaaactaAAAAGTAAAAATGAGGCTTTCTACCATGAATGAGTGGCCTTGGCTTAGGTGTCAATGAATGTTACCCCTTCCATTGATATGAGACCTTTAAATTAAAGGTCAAATTCTATTTCAAGTCCTCCAACTTTAACATAAATTTTCAAACTAGTTATCAAGTGTTTTCTTTATCTTGGTCTTTAAATTAATCTTGATATTACactaaatataatttatcaaCCCTGGGCATTATAGGTTGGGCTTAGATCATATAATTGTCCTTTTAGAGCTcctgaaatcaaaatttgattttagaAATCGTAAATTAacgtttttaaaaaatttatgattctcaacttctaattcaaacaggtttaataattatattaaaagaaGATTCATCTCCAATCCACATAATCAAAGTCCACtttgaaaaaggtaaaaaagaAACCTTAGTTTAAAACACTAGAAATCAACTTCTAAGAATCTAAGGGGAGGTCAACTTTTGGTATATTTGAAACAAGACACCATGCTCAAAATCCCACTTTACCATGATGTATGACACTTTTATCTCATTAAAAAAATGaaggtttgaataaaaaaatatttgaatactTGATAAAAAATGCACCTTACTAGAAAACATTGGATTATTAGAGAGGTGTGTTGATTTACTTTCTTCTGTATTTAGGGTCTTTATTTTGATTATCTGGCTTAcaaagttttttaaataaaaaaaattactttcttCCGTATTTGGGGTCTCTATTTCGATTATCTggctcataaatttttttaaataaaaaaacttacttGAAGATAATAGTCCACAATCTAATTTCatacataaaaaataacttaattacAACCAATCTAATATAAAAACCACAACTTTAACAAAAATATgtcaaataaataattatacataaaacattcattcacatacatattcatAACATGCATAATAATTGAGAATGTcactttctatcaatttaatcaattaatacaTGAGAAAAAAAAGAATCATTTGACAATTGATTTATTGTAATTAGATGTGGCATGACTTAGGCTCCGGTGTCAATTGTTAGAAAATGTTAGGATCTAATGCCCTAAGTATAGTGTATTCATCATTTTGTACTTGTAACTTTCCGAACATACTGGTtcaaataaaaattcattatacattaatatcatttgtatTTATTATCAACAGTTTTTGCATTCAAAGAAAAATGTCAGCAAATATTGTCTCAATGATTATCTACTGTTTAACTAATATGAAATTGCATTATGTGGCTGAATCATAACATAATAAGACACTTATATTAATAGATAATCTAAGTATTTTGTAGTCTAATCAAAATTGagaaaaccaattgaaagactattaAGTCGTCTATCgagtctaattggggagatacCTTATCTTAGGTTTTGGAGCGAACGACTCccaaaagattaaaaatataaatgtgacTAACTAGACGGACAATAAATTAgataggacccaagtagaatagatcctagatttttttatagatttattcactagTGATGTTAATAATGTGACATACTTTAATCTTGAGTGGATAATGGACTATGCGCGACTCGTATGCTGTGATGTATTAAAAGTTTAAGTTCAAACAGAAAAAGAACTAAAAGCTGGTATGTTGGGTATAGGACTGCTGTATGATGTAGCATCATTCCACAACAATGAAATCATAGCCCTataagggtaaatgatatcctctcattagcattacataaCTGTTGAACAAAAATATGGTAACAGTTCATTTGTCATaagataaatgatttaattactttgtgttaaaaattgattttttcatATCGAAAGATATAATCAacacaatgagataaaataagatcatattggaaGAACAAATCTTATCCCAAAAATATTTAAGATATCCTaagagggtaacacacttatggcaaggtcattggatgagcacttgTCAAGTAGCTTCCGTAATGGCATATAATAAGAGAGAGTTTAGTCGTGGTACTATAGTGGAATGCCTCCCtgattaaataatgttgtaattaatagaagAAGAGCCggaataaaattacaaattatttgagccctaattatatatgtccaatcagtctCTACGCTAGCTTGACATAACccaaaatgaattgcatgtagaacaaATAACCGTGGAATGAATTAAAAGGAAAACTAAGAGAAATGGATCGCATGTATCACATTCGTAGTGAATCTATTTTCTCGCTAAGTAAATGATCTGCCATGATGTATCatgttatttatttcaattttatttatagtaATCAAGTCAAttagtaatttatgtttttacATTCTAACTATTAATATACAATTTATAGTAGTTTTATGACATTTTACAGTTAATAATGATAATGTGGTTATGTAGAACAGATCAAGAGCTAAAGATGCATCTTTGGGCCGAAACTGTTGCTAATGTTGTCTGCCACGAAGTATGGAACTTGCGACatcaaagaaagatgaaaaaataaCTTATGGGATGAAACTATTGTGAATGTTGCGACATTAGGCCATGGAAGTTGCGACATTGAAGACAGAtgcaaaaaagggaaaaatagattaaaaatcgTGACGAGGAAGCATTCGACCTCACGATAATTTCCCTGCACGCGCTGGACACGATTTTCAAGGTATTTCAGGGTCTTTTCGAACTCTAAGCCCTAATTGTTATATTAAACAAAGGGACATTTAGGTCTTTGGATTCTTGCCTATATAAGTAACAATATAATTAGAATTAGTGGAGCTTtggagattttttttttagatttctttAGTTGAAGATTAGATTTTTCTTAGATGTTTTTTTAATTGGAATCTCTATTCCAAAGTTTATGCGCTACGAGCGAAAAATGCTGTAGACACGTGCACTTATATTGGTGGTTGGATTGGTAACTAGTTAAGtttcaattctaatttagtcTGAATGGAATCGACTAGTTCCTTAGTGGCATGCAAAATGATTACtgatgtcacatcccaaaaactagACTAGTAGAAATTAGGGTTAATTAACCAAGAGTGGTCACGCCTCAATTTTTAAGTTATCTTTGTGCATTAGATAATAATAAGTATttagtctagtggttaagtggcggTGGATTTTTCCTTGAAGATTTAAATTCGAGTCATTTCCCTCACATCATTTTCTATTTTGAGCAATTTTGCTTCAAAATCCTAATTTGTGTTATgccttatttaaaaataaaagttgttaACTCATTAACAAACATTTGAAGTGGTCGAGTGGTTAAGCAACTTAAGTAACTCCTATATGATGCAAGTTCAAGTCTCCTTGCTATCaattattcttttttaaattatttcacaaaGTTGGTCATTTTTTCCCATGTAAAATCGTCTATTATAATGCATGTAACTCCTATTTGAAATTGCTAGTAAGTCATtgtttttaaacttttcaaaGAGTAACCCCAGTAatggttgtgtaacacccctaactcgtctccGTCGCTAGATTAGAGTTGCGGAGTACTATGAcacatatgaaataaaataacatcattaaaccatttaaacattaatttaaatatcaatattCAATCTACATATTAAGCATAACTTAAATACACATAGAGGCATTAAATCGGACTTACGggaccttaaaaatagtttgaaaataatcagggtgtaacacccctaacctggcctagacattacggccgaatctggcaatgtcacatggaaagggatttgaagacaagattgtcgagtttaaaaactattacagtaagttagcttttatttaattcgaaaaaaaactaattgatttgctttaaaacttgtctcttagcggaagcttttgtaaccaattaatttagggaaaatcatttttatttacgaaaaaccttagtttttagaaaaaataaccgtgttttgtggagttgcaatttcaaaaaaaaaaagtataaagtcCAAAtttaaagtcaaccagtccatagtctAGAAGAGACATCAAAAACCCCaattaagtaataaattctaggcattaacagaaaacagtctaaaatttacgtgttgCCACTgccgagtcctccgctgcactggCCCGtaaagtctggggattacctgtactgattaaacagagaaagggtgagtttttgcaaactcagtgtgtaatccccacagaaaacatgcatacaaataatcaacagaattcagttagataTAGTTTGGGGCATGCGCCCATCACAAAATCAGTTTGGGCCTCAGCCCATTCAGATATAGTatcagaaatacattagggccttggcccatatcagatacagaatgcagatacaataaatcagaatcctacccactagccttcacacaccatctccgtccaaccttacACAGCATGtgaggattaaatcaacccacccatccctacacaccatgctgtatcgaaatgcggcacataatcaacATGTTACAGCTGAGCTGCCaaataacaggcttaatagcctttcagacacttcctcaaaatatcatcaacccaccctgatgcaatgcaacatacaaaatatgtcatgtcattatgcaattaatagtacatacattgagatatcataattcatgctcggtatagaaatcaaacagacagatcacacatatagtggtttaagtaaagcttaccgaccctacagtaggtccacaatcgacTTGGACTacccgtgtaaccttacagaacttttcagaaaaaatgggctcacacgcccatgtggcccactcgacCCAAATTGGCGTTGGCCACGTGATCCtcttttaatgtaacccgtgccagttaattattcatatatgttttcactatttacttatatgttccttcaaagttgtctacttgagtcactatttcaaaattatttatatctttagctacagaattccaaattaagatccgcttaatgtatttgaaactagacttaaatacctttctaccataaaattgtcaaaatttttggtttagccaataagtacagtaaaatcttcaaacttacctcTGTTTTCCTGTTTGACAGCTTagtcccttctttgctaaaaattaattatcttttagtacaaaatttggatgatgtttccattcatttttattgaaaatagactcattaataaacACGTAAATTtgaacccctaattatttttatcaaatatttgatgattttccaaagtcagaacaggggaacccgaattcattctaaccttgccTCACAAAGTTTGTTATACCtcacaatttacaatttcattacttacaccgtttcttctatgagaaactagactcaataaaatttagttccatatttttttcatcctctaattcgattttcacaatttatggcgatttttcaaagttagcctactgctgctgtccaaatagCAAGCTGTTTTGACTTTTCGCCGAATCCCTTTTTTGTtacgttttgggtacacacctggttttgtttgatgctaaaacagtctgCGAGCACTCCAATgcctataatcaagatactcaacatcaatttaacagaTTTACAAGCAAATTGATAACAAAGAACGAatagaaacccaacttaccaccaacgataaccctctgtttaactattgttaagacgagaacatTTAATTCACCAATCCGAGCCtccccctatgcccaaatcgtagagaaaaaacattaccacttcagCCGCTAAGTGTTTCATGAAAGAAAcaaagagaaacacttaccgaaactaagGGAGCACCAACCGCAtgcgaaaacgaaggaaaataaatggattagggaaaaatcaaaaagaagaaaaagaagagaaagatggaaaaactcagagaatttcagcatgaggagagggagaagaatagacggcaaaatttttttggaaaagagagccaaaattcagttttgggaaaaaaataaagtaaaatcccaaaaacccccaaaatcccttaatgtACTGCCCTAATTCCTACTACACATTcactactcagatttttagtccatctcaaactctcctgGACGTACGAGCAAAAATATTGCCCATGCCAAgatttgaacacaggacctccttcacaccaacactccacttatccagcagaccagcaggcccattctgttaattattttccaacttttacttaaaagcctactgaccaaagatagggcttattcataaaaataccaaaattttcccaagtgctgcttgaacttaggacctcccaaATACACCCAAAACACATAACACTAAAGTAGACagatattttgtgtcacacattcacaatacccaaaatttaaaatttggggcgttacaattctaccccctaaagaaaatttcgtcctccgAATTTGcctgatcagaatagatgaggaCACTGCTGACACATTgtatcctcaggctcccatgtgacctcctcagtgctatgattacaCCAAAGAACATTTACCAGTGGAATGGATTTCCTTCTCAAAACCTTAACGTCATGATCTAGAATCTGTACcggctcttcctcaaaggtcaaatctggcctaacctcgatctcttcaatggggacaatatgagtaggatcaaagcggtagcgcctcaacatgGCCTCCAgcatctgaatcaccctcttagactgaccattggtctgaggatggaatgtagtactgaagtccaaccttgaacccagagcctcatgtaacttccTCTAAAATCGAGACGCGAAATTAGGATCCCTATCAGAGGTGATCAAAACCGGTactccatgcagtctcactatctcaaaaatataaagctcCGCCAGCTTCTGCAGAGAATAGTCAGTACGAATCGGTGTGAAGTGGGTGGGcttggtcaatcgatctacgATGACCCATATTGAATGCTTCTTAGTAGGAGTAGAGGCAACCCATTAACGAAATCCATAGTTATGTACTCCCATTTCCAAAGAGGAATCTTAGCCGGTTGCAGCAAACCCGAAGATAACTGAtactcagccttaacctgctggtaAGTCAGACATCTGCCCACAAAATTAGTAACCTCACATTTCACCCCTAGCCACTAATATACTCACGGAAGTcttggtacatcttatttccaccaggatacatagcataagggctactatgcgtcTCTCTCAGTATGGCCTATCTCAAATAAGTATCATTCAGAACACAGATTCTGCCACAGAAATAGAGTAACCCATCACTGTTCAGTCCAAAATCCGTAGTACTACCACCCTTACTCTGTCGGAATCGAAGACCCaacgactcatcctccaactgcttaCCCTTAAATTGCTCAATCCATatcgccctcaaatcagtcatagccctatggCTCAGTGCATCAGGCACCACATgggccttaccagggtggtactcaatggtgcagtcatagtctttaagcagctcaatccatctacgctgcctaagattaaGTTCCTTCTGAGTGagaagatacttgaggctcttatgatcaatgtagatgatacacttttcaccatacaaataatgcctccagattttcattGCAAATACCACagtggccaactccaagtcatgcgtcagataattcacCTCATGGGTCTTAAGTTGACGAGACGCATAAGcaccaccttaccatcctgcatcaacacacatcccaaaccgatatgtgatgcatcactataaatagtgAACTCCTTTCCAGGCTCTGGCTATATCAGAACAGGGGCCTAAGTCAGTACAGTCTTGAGCTTCCCAAAGCTCTCTTGCGATACACTAGCCAAGTTAAACGGCATacccttacgtagcagcttagtcaagggtgctgaAATCAATGAaaaaccctctacaaatcgtcgataatatcCCGCCACTCCTAGAAAACTATGGATCTCAAACACGTTCCTAGTCTGCTTCCACTCCAACACAGCCTCAGTCTTTCGAGGATCAACTTGAATCCCTTCAGTCGAAACTACATGACTAAGAAATGTCTCCTCACGCAGCCAGAACTCGcgcttactaaacttagcatagagctattTTTCCCTCAAAGTCTGTAGAATGACTGAaaggtgctcatcatgctcatcctcaatcCTCGAGTAAACCAGTATACCATCGATGAATACCATcacaaactgatccagatatgGCTGGAAcattcaattcattaaatccatgaaagctATCGGTGCTTTAGTTagtccgaatggcatcactaggtactca from Gossypium hirsutum isolate 1008001.06 chromosome D12, Gossypium_hirsutum_v2.1, whole genome shotgun sequence includes these protein-coding regions:
- the LOC107942376 gene encoding uncharacterized protein; this translates as MSILITDNQTSFVGGRCIMDNVVIAQEVIYSMGMKKREERLGVGEDRYGESIRLDLAEWVHSNLSGEFQVGFGGDESRIYFAVIEKVEEMVSSTKCFAEHVIETSPKGSRTRDSQVDMERWCLPNHGWIKINTDGAASRNKNWLVDGGLLRDSFGNWIEGFQRSVKRGFAVNSELWAILHRLEIAETRGYTKVIVEFDCKVVVDMIKECSESTPSMTIVRKIKEVTR